One window from the genome of Sandaracinaceae bacterium encodes:
- a CDS encoding lysylphosphatidylglycerol synthase transmembrane domain-containing protein: protein MSATSPSSTGTPAPPSGDPRPDGQWKKWLWRGLRFGGTAAAFAYILSIVDPDELGGAFARVSGWAFLAACATTFANLWVGAIRWRMLLAAYGAPRRPSLARLTHVYWVGFFYNNYVPGGVGGDVVRGVVTRQSFGERGTTASMTVVLVERALGLSGLLLLVSGANLLRPLPGTEDVLFLSALGLMAAAAGIGFVALSRRIAPRLPGKLGALAASIPVIERPLPFAGALGVSLGTQGLVALTGWFLLASVTGGAVTLGDAFVVVPLAMAATYIPFSIGGAGFREGAFVYFCATYLGVAEADAVAASLLIWGTQLAVSGLGGLSQLVVPLSPEEETA, encoded by the coding sequence ATGAGCGCCACCTCTCCTTCTTCGACGGGCACGCCCGCTCCGCCGTCGGGGGACCCGCGACCGGACGGCCAGTGGAAGAAGTGGCTCTGGCGCGGGCTGCGCTTCGGCGGCACGGCGGCGGCCTTCGCGTACATCCTCAGCATCGTCGACCCGGACGAGCTGGGCGGCGCGTTCGCGCGCGTGAGCGGCTGGGCGTTCCTCGCGGCGTGCGCCACGACCTTCGCCAACCTTTGGGTGGGCGCGATCCGCTGGCGCATGCTGCTCGCCGCCTACGGAGCGCCGCGACGCCCCTCCCTCGCGCGCCTGACCCACGTGTACTGGGTCGGCTTCTTCTACAACAACTACGTCCCGGGCGGCGTCGGCGGCGACGTGGTGCGCGGCGTGGTCACGCGCCAGAGCTTCGGCGAGCGCGGCACGACGGCGTCGATGACGGTGGTGCTCGTGGAGCGCGCGCTCGGCCTGAGCGGCCTGTTGCTCCTGGTGAGCGGCGCGAACCTCCTGCGCCCCCTGCCAGGCACCGAAGACGTGCTCTTCCTCTCCGCGCTGGGCCTGATGGCCGCCGCGGCCGGCATCGGGTTCGTCGCGCTCAGCCGCCGCATCGCGCCGCGTCTGCCCGGCAAGCTCGGCGCGCTCGCGGCGTCCATCCCCGTGATCGAGCGCCCCCTGCCCTTCGCCGGCGCGCTCGGCGTCTCGCTCGGGACGCAGGGGCTGGTGGCGCTGACCGGCTGGTTCCTCCTCGCGTCGGTCACGGGCGGCGCGGTCACGCTTGGCGACGCGTTCGTCGTCGTGCCGCTCGCGATGGCCGCCACGTACATCCCTTTCTCCATCGGCGGGGCGGGCTTCCGGGAGGGCGCGTTCGTCTACTTCTGCGCGACCTACCTCGGCGTGGCGGAGGCGGACGCGGTCGCGGCCTCGCTGCTCATCTGGGGCACGCAGCTCGCGGTCTCCGGCCTCGGCGGCCTCAGCCAGCTGGTCGTCCCGCTCTCGCCCGAAGAGGAGACGGCTTGA